Proteins encoded by one window of Polaribacter haliotis:
- a CDS encoding DUF4293 domain-containing protein: MIQRIQTIYLLLASAISGGLIFVFDLWENLKREVFAFDLLSSDSFNLKIIPILFLVSAILTFVAIFLFNNRKLQFVIGRLAILVNLILLGLSIYLSLNLSGETAVSEKGIGMFIPILAILLIVLANKAIKKDEDLVKSVDRLR; encoded by the coding sequence ATGATTCAAAGAATACAAACCATATATTTATTATTAGCTTCTGCAATTTCTGGTGGACTAATATTTGTATTTGATTTGTGGGAAAACTTAAAAAGAGAAGTTTTTGCATTCGATTTATTGAGTTCGGATTCTTTTAATTTAAAAATTATTCCTATATTGTTTCTAGTTTCGGCGATCTTAACTTTTGTGGCTATTTTCTTATTTAATAATAGAAAACTTCAGTTTGTAATTGGTCGTTTAGCAATTTTGGTAAACCTTATTTTATTAGGATTATCGATTTATTTATCTCTAAATTTATCTGGAGAAACAGCTGTTTCAGAGAAAGGTATTGGGATGTTTATACCAATTTTAGCTATTTTGCTTATTGTTTTAGCAAATAAAGCGATTAAAAAGGATGAAGATCTCGTGAAATCTGTAGATAGATTACGATAA
- a CDS encoding response regulator: MNKKIRVHIADDHKILIEGLIAVINTEKSLSIKGYSLTGKQVVDWFDKKGNSADVLVLDITMPELDGFEVLKHFREQKINQKVIILSSYDDIKIVDEVLKLGASGYISKGNAGGHIIQAIKKVAAGEQYFSDDIQSLLLQKITGGKLPIGDAPEDFLFEKLTEREIKVLRLVTLEYNTSEIADQLNVSHHTVETHRRKLLKKLNVKSSVGLAMYAVKFKVV, from the coding sequence ATGAATAAAAAAATACGCGTCCATATTGCAGACGATCACAAAATATTAATTGAAGGTCTAATTGCAGTAATTAATACTGAAAAAAGCCTTTCTATTAAAGGATATTCTTTAACAGGAAAGCAAGTAGTAGATTGGTTCGATAAGAAAGGAAACTCTGCAGATGTTTTAGTTTTAGATATTACGATGCCAGAGTTGGATGGTTTTGAAGTTTTAAAACATTTTCGTGAACAAAAGATAAATCAAAAAGTAATTATTTTATCTAGTTACGACGATATTAAAATTGTAGACGAAGTATTAAAACTAGGTGCAAGCGGATATATTTCGAAAGGAAATGCAGGAGGCCATATTATTCAAGCGATAAAGAAAGTAGCAGCTGGAGAGCAATATTTTAGCGACGATATCCAAAGTTTACTTTTACAAAAGATAACTGGAGGTAAATTACCAATTGGAGATGCACCTGAAGATTTTCTTTTTGAAAAATTAACCGAAAGAGAAATAAAAGTATTACGATTAGTAACATTAGAATATAATACCAGTGAAATAGCAGATCAATTAAATGTAAGCCATCACACTGTAGAAACACATAGAAGAAAATTATTAAAAAAATTAAATGTAAAATCATCAGTAGGACTAGCAATGTATGCAGTGAAATTTAAAGTAGTATAA
- a CDS encoding tetratricopeptide repeat-containing sensor histidine kinase encodes MNKKIKLIIYTICILFSYNLLKATPNSLEFTEEVLTLKTSSVFLVLQDSVFQKEYDKIFDIYKKEDYINALKLALSLYESEKGNTNKQNSISVAILLADIYDKTNNHNRALQYYRESLNLLERGNFQEFKKNNYLSENLAKIYLRLGSSFQNNAQKDSAKYFYKKLENLSSVNNAVNNYKSMAYSNLIGIYEIDSLYDTAIEYANKSIDINIKTNNKIGQAKSTNNLGNIYLALNNFEKAKEVYLKGINLIKNDNSQTSVRQKADLYYNLAWAMRNLKDYKAYDFQELSYEIEDGIRDKNYRRMVEKVSMQFDVNRVKREEESKREKDLVTFWLYGSISFLIILSLLYWLNFYKLKQKNLSLKLSQTQLIQNQNIEKIKSESQARILNATIDGKESERKEIAETLHDSVSALLSSANLHLMATKSNFNGKVPVEVDKTQQIIKEASEKIRDLSHTLVSSVLLKFGLNFALNDLASKYSNSQLNIETDIKDLRRYHQNFEIKVYNIIQEFLNNILKHSKAKNAMIKMHEENNKICFEISDDGVGFDKKIISTKDGLGINQIEARILIMKGYLGINSSANNGTKIRVELPILEKETVNHV; translated from the coding sequence TTGAATAAGAAAATAAAGCTAATAATTTACACGATTTGTATTTTATTTAGTTACAACCTACTAAAAGCTACCCCCAATAGTTTAGAATTTACTGAAGAAGTTTTAACACTTAAAACTTCTTCAGTATTTCTTGTTTTACAAGATTCTGTATTTCAAAAAGAATATGACAAAATATTCGATATATATAAAAAGGAAGATTATATAAATGCATTAAAACTTGCTTTAAGTCTTTATGAATCTGAAAAAGGAAACACAAATAAGCAAAACTCCATTTCTGTAGCAATATTATTAGCCGATATTTATGATAAAACAAATAATCATAATAGAGCTTTACAGTACTATCGAGAGTCTTTAAATCTATTAGAAAGAGGAAATTTTCAAGAGTTTAAAAAAAATAATTATTTAAGCGAAAATCTCGCAAAAATATATCTAAGATTAGGGAGCTCTTTTCAAAATAATGCTCAAAAAGATAGTGCAAAATATTTTTATAAAAAGTTAGAGAATTTGTCAAGTGTTAATAATGCTGTCAATAATTATAAATCGATGGCATATAGTAATTTGATAGGTATTTATGAGATAGATTCTTTATATGATACTGCAATTGAATATGCGAATAAGTCTATAGATATCAATATAAAGACTAATAATAAAATTGGGCAAGCAAAATCAACAAATAATTTAGGTAATATTTACTTAGCTTTAAATAATTTCGAAAAAGCTAAAGAAGTTTATTTAAAAGGAATTAATCTAATCAAGAATGATAATAGTCAAACATCTGTAAGACAAAAAGCAGATTTATATTACAATTTGGCCTGGGCAATGCGTAATTTAAAAGATTATAAAGCCTACGATTTTCAAGAACTTTCTTATGAAATAGAAGATGGTATAAGAGATAAGAATTATAGAAGAATGGTAGAAAAGGTCTCTATGCAATTCGATGTAAATAGAGTAAAAAGAGAAGAAGAAAGTAAGCGAGAAAAAGATTTAGTTACTTTTTGGTTGTATGGTTCAATTAGTTTCTTAATAATTTTATCACTCTTATATTGGTTAAATTTCTATAAGTTGAAACAGAAGAATTTGAGCCTAAAACTTTCCCAAACGCAACTTATACAAAATCAAAATATAGAAAAAATAAAGTCGGAATCTCAAGCAAGAATTTTAAATGCGACCATAGATGGTAAAGAAAGTGAGAGAAAAGAGATTGCAGAAACTTTACACGATAGTGTAAGTGCACTTTTGTCTTCTGCGAATTTACATTTAATGGCTACAAAATCTAATTTTAATGGAAAAGTACCTGTAGAAGTAGATAAAACACAGCAAATTATTAAAGAGGCTTCAGAAAAAATTAGAGATTTATCGCACACATTAGTTTCTTCTGTTTTACTTAAATTTGGTCTTAATTTCGCCTTAAACGATTTGGCAAGTAAATATTCTAACTCTCAATTAAATATAGAAACAGATATTAAAGATCTTCGAAGATATCATCAAAATTTTGAAATTAAAGTATATAATATCATTCAAGAATTTTTAAACAATATATTAAAACATAGTAAAGCCAAAAATGCTATGATTAAAATGCATGAGGAAAATAATAAAATTTGTTTTGAAATCTCAGATGATGGAGTTGGTTTCGATAAAAAAATAATTTCTACAAAAGACGGATTGGGTATTAATCAAATAGAAGCAAGAATTCTAATAATGAAAGGATATCTTGGTATTAATTCTAGTGCGAATAATGGAACAAAAATTAGAGTAGAATTGCCAATTTTAGAAAAAGAAACTGTTAACCACGTGTAG
- a CDS encoding metallophosphoesterase family protein gives MKKILLLSDTHSYIDDQILKFVKQADEVWHAGDIGKLEVTDTIKKLKPLRAVFGNIDNNEARAEFPLDAKFTVENVSVWITHIGGYPNRYNQRIREEIKINSPKIFISGHSHILKVQYDKKLNLLHLNPGAAGNHGFHKVRTMLRFELEKGEIKNLEIIELATRG, from the coding sequence ATGAAAAAAATTCTATTATTATCTGACACACACAGTTATATTGACGATCAAATTTTAAAGTTCGTAAAACAAGCAGATGAAGTTTGGCATGCTGGAGATATTGGTAAATTAGAAGTTACAGATACTATAAAAAAATTAAAACCTTTACGTGCTGTTTTTGGTAATATAGATAATAATGAAGCAAGAGCAGAATTTCCTTTAGATGCTAAATTTACAGTTGAAAATGTTTCAGTATGGATAACGCATATTGGAGGTTATCCTAATAGATACAACCAACGAATTCGAGAGGAAATTAAAATAAATTCTCCAAAGATTTTTATTTCAGGACATTCTCATATCTTAAAAGTTCAATATGATAAAAAGTTGAATTTATTACACTTAAACCCTGGTGCCGCAGGAAACCACGGGTTTCATAAAGTAAGAACAATGTTACGTTTCGAGCTTGAAAAGGGAGAAATAAAAAATTTAGAAATTATAGAATTAGCTACACGTGGTTAA
- the truA gene encoding tRNA pseudouridine(38-40) synthase TruA, translating to MRYFIELSYNGKNYHGWQIQPDAISVQEKLNYAVSTVLQEKIEVVGAGRTDTGVHASQMFAHLDVSKKIEGDIVHKLNSILPSDIVVYEVSLVEDEKHARFDAKSRSYEYRIWQGRNPFLLDFSWQIHSQNLDISLMNEAAEILLEYEDFQTFSKVKTEVYTFNCDVTEAFWKQEDNLLTFYISANRFLRNMVRAIVGTLVDVGLGKISVADFRAIIESKNRGKAGLSVPAKGLFLTQIKY from the coding sequence TTGAGATATTTTATAGAACTTTCTTATAATGGAAAAAACTATCATGGTTGGCAAATTCAACCAGATGCAATTTCTGTACAAGAAAAATTAAATTATGCAGTAAGTACTGTTTTGCAAGAGAAAATTGAAGTTGTTGGAGCAGGCAGAACAGATACTGGAGTGCATGCATCACAAATGTTTGCACATTTAGATGTATCAAAAAAAATTGAAGGAGATATTGTACACAAACTAAATTCTATTTTACCAAGTGACATTGTGGTTTACGAGGTATCTTTGGTTGAAGATGAAAAGCATGCAAGATTCGATGCAAAAAGTAGAAGTTACGAATACCGAATTTGGCAAGGAAGAAATCCGTTTTTATTAGATTTTTCATGGCAAATTCATTCACAGAATTTAGACATTTCTTTAATGAATGAAGCTGCAGAAATTCTTTTAGAATATGAGGATTTTCAAACTTTTTCTAAAGTAAAAACAGAAGTTTATACCTTTAATTGCGATGTAACAGAAGCTTTTTGGAAGCAGGAAGATAATCTGTTAACTTTTTACATTTCAGCAAATCGATTTTTAAGAAATATGGTAAGAGCAATTGTTGGAACTTTGGTAGATGTTGGCTTAGGTAAAATTTCTGTGGCAGATTTTAGAGCAATTATAGAAAGTAAGAATAGAGGAAAAGCAGGATTGTCAGTTCCTGCAAAAGGATTATTTTTAACTCAAATAAAATATTAA
- a CDS encoding ABC transporter ATP-binding protein — translation MADKTGKAFDMQIFLRLMSFAKRYKLNFFIATISTILLAVVALLNPYILKKTVDLYIVDKDTQGLINSVLLMLGILLVEVLLRFTFIYFANWVGQHIIRDIRAKTFRHILQFRMSYFDTNSVGKLVTRVVSDIETIAAFFSSGVFTIVSDVLQMFAVVILMFILDWRLALIAIAVLPILLYATKVFQVAIKATFQEVRNQVANLNGFVQERVTGMKIVQLFNRENIEYKNFKDINNKHKEAYIKTIWYFSIFFPIAEILSSIGIGLIVWFGSKQIIGGSVPGPGTVMAFVQMAQMLFRPLRQIADKFNQLQMGIVSGERVFKVLDTDSSITKNGTITAGDLEGNISFKDVRFSYIKDEEVLKGISFEVKSGQTIAIVGATGAGKSTIINLINRFYEIDSGVISVDGTSIDQYKLQSLRDQVAVVLQDVFLFSDSILNNITLKDDRITLQEVEKAAKQIGIHEFILTLPGGYNYNVKERGAMLSSGQRQLIAFLRAYVSKPSILILDEATSSVDTHAEQMIQYATETITKDRTSIVIAHRLATIKQADKIIVMDKGLIVEEGTHQELLEKEKGYYKNLYDKQFSLDVAS, via the coding sequence TTGGCAGATAAAACAGGAAAAGCTTTTGATATGCAAATCTTTTTAAGATTAATGAGCTTTGCAAAAAGATACAAGCTTAATTTCTTTATAGCAACAATCTCTACCATTTTGTTGGCAGTAGTTGCTCTTCTAAATCCATATATTTTAAAGAAAACAGTAGATTTATATATTGTAGATAAAGATACGCAAGGCCTTATTAACAGCGTGTTATTAATGCTAGGTATTCTTTTAGTGGAAGTTTTGTTGCGATTTACCTTTATTTATTTTGCAAATTGGGTTGGCCAACATATTATTAGAGATATAAGAGCAAAAACTTTTCGTCATATATTACAATTTAGAATGTCTTATTTCGATACGAATTCTGTTGGGAAATTAGTAACAAGAGTCGTTTCGGATATAGAAACCATTGCTGCTTTTTTTAGTAGTGGTGTTTTTACAATTGTAAGTGATGTTTTACAAATGTTCGCAGTTGTTATTCTAATGTTTATTTTAGATTGGAGATTGGCATTAATTGCAATTGCAGTGTTACCTATTTTATTATATGCTACAAAAGTTTTTCAAGTAGCTATAAAAGCAACATTTCAAGAAGTTAGAAATCAAGTCGCTAATTTAAACGGATTTGTACAAGAGCGTGTTACAGGAATGAAAATTGTGCAGCTTTTTAATAGAGAGAATATAGAATACAAGAATTTTAAGGATATTAATAATAAACATAAAGAAGCATATATAAAGACGATTTGGTATTTCTCGATCTTTTTTCCTATTGCAGAAATTTTATCCTCTATAGGAATTGGATTAATTGTTTGGTTTGGTAGTAAACAAATTATTGGAGGCTCTGTTCCAGGTCCAGGAACTGTAATGGCTTTTGTACAAATGGCTCAAATGTTATTTAGGCCTTTAAGACAAATTGCAGATAAATTTAACCAACTTCAAATGGGAATTGTTTCTGGAGAAAGGGTTTTTAAAGTTTTAGATACAGATAGTTCAATAACCAAAAACGGAACCATAACTGCTGGCGATTTAGAAGGAAATATATCTTTTAAAGATGTGCGTTTTAGTTATATTAAAGACGAGGAAGTTTTAAAAGGAATTTCTTTTGAAGTAAAAAGCGGACAAACAATTGCAATTGTGGGTGCTACAGGAGCAGGAAAATCGACCATTATAAATTTAATAAATCGTTTTTATGAAATTGATAGTGGTGTAATTTCTGTAGATGGAACCTCTATAGACCAATATAAATTACAAAGTTTAAGAGACCAAGTTGCAGTTGTTTTACAAGACGTTTTTTTATTCTCAGATTCTATTTTAAATAATATTACTTTAAAAGATGATAGAATTACATTACAAGAAGTAGAAAAAGCCGCCAAACAAATAGGTATTCACGAATTTATTTTAACACTTCCAGGAGGTTATAATTACAATGTAAAAGAGCGTGGAGCAATGTTATCTTCAGGACAAAGGCAATTAATTGCTTTTTTAAGAGCATATGTTAGTAAGCCAAGTATTTTAATTTTAGATGAAGCTACTTCTTCTGTAGATACACATGCAGAACAAATGATACAATATGCAACAGAAACGATTACAAAAGATAGAACTTCTATTGTAATTGCACACAGATTGGCAACTATTAAGCAAGCAGATAAAATTATTGTAATGGATAAGGGTTTAATTGTTGAAGAAGGAACTCATCAAGAATTATTAGAAAAAGAAAAAGGTTATTATAAAAATCTTTATGATAAGCAGTTTAGTTTAGATGTCGCTTCTTAA
- a CDS encoding SDR family NAD(P)-dependent oxidoreductase → MKKTALITGASSGIGKEFAKIHAKSGGNLVIVARSKDKLLRLKEELEKEFGIHVSVIEKDLTEKNAAQEIYNFVKYSKIEIDYLINNAGFGGIGKFHERELKKDINMIQLNVVALTALTHVFLPDFVSRNSGKILNVSSTASLMAGPMQAVYFATKAYVTSFSNAISEELADTNVTVTTLMPGATETDFGKTSGMDKTSLFKNTADAKSVAKDGYNAMLNGDLDVISGVTFSQKVMMKAIPFTPKKVLLKQVKKMQDPNNS, encoded by the coding sequence ATGAAAAAAACAGCATTAATTACAGGGGCAAGCAGTGGAATTGGAAAAGAATTTGCAAAAATTCATGCAAAATCTGGCGGAAATTTGGTTATTGTAGCCAGAAGCAAAGATAAACTGCTTCGTTTAAAAGAAGAATTAGAAAAAGAATTCGGGATTCATGTAAGTGTTATCGAAAAAGATCTAACCGAAAAAAATGCTGCTCAAGAAATTTATAATTTTGTAAAATACAGTAAAATTGAAATCGATTATCTAATAAATAACGCAGGTTTTGGAGGAATTGGAAAATTTCATGAAAGAGAATTGAAAAAAGACATAAACATGATTCAATTAAATGTGGTTGCATTAACTGCATTAACGCATGTCTTTTTACCTGACTTTGTATCGAGAAATAGTGGGAAAATTTTAAACGTTTCTTCCACAGCAAGTTTAATGGCTGGTCCAATGCAGGCTGTTTATTTTGCTACAAAAGCTTATGTAACATCTTTTAGTAATGCAATTTCGGAAGAATTAGCAGATACAAATGTAACTGTAACAACTTTAATGCCTGGAGCTACAGAGACCGATTTCGGTAAAACTTCTGGAATGGACAAAACTTCTTTATTTAAAAACACTGCAGATGCAAAATCTGTTGCAAAAGATGGTTACAATGCCATGTTAAATGGCGATTTAGATGTTATTTCTGGAGTTACATTTTCTCAAAAAGTAATGATGAAAGCAATTCCTTTTACTCCAAAGAAAGTATTATTAAAACAAGTTAAGAAAATGCAGGATCCAAATAACAGTTAA
- a CDS encoding GNAT family N-acetyltransferase — protein sequence MVSIRKATSKDITALALVGKKAFVIPHKDAIPNEIMTNYLSHSFSEKNLLEEITNPNNQFNLIFVNDNLAGFSKVIFNQENKNIKETNVTKMERLYLLEEFYGLGLGNKLFQHNLNLTKTNLQKGIWLYVWIKNFRALEFYKKAGFKKIALYDFPISETETRPNDVLYLEF from the coding sequence ATGGTTTCAATTAGAAAAGCAACCTCTAAAGACATAACTGCTTTGGCTTTGGTTGGTAAAAAAGCATTTGTTATTCCACATAAAGACGCTATTCCAAATGAAATTATGACGAATTACCTGAGCCATAGTTTTAGCGAAAAAAATTTGTTGGAAGAAATTACGAATCCCAATAATCAATTTAATTTAATTTTTGTTAATGACAATTTAGCAGGATTTTCAAAAGTAATTTTTAATCAAGAAAATAAAAACATTAAAGAAACAAATGTTACCAAAATGGAGCGTTTGTATTTACTAGAGGAGTTTTATGGTTTAGGTTTGGGAAACAAATTATTTCAACATAATTTAAACTTAACTAAAACCAATCTACAAAAAGGAATTTGGTTATATGTTTGGATTAAAAACTTTAGAGCATTAGAATTCTACAAAAAAGCTGGATTTAAAAAAATTGCATTGTACGATTTTCCTATTTCCGAAACAGAAACTAGACCAAATGATGTTTTGTATCTAGAATTCTAA
- the ypfJ gene encoding KPN_02809 family neutral zinc metallopeptidase encodes MKWRKSSKSSNVEDRRGQSSSGSGIGGGLVTMLIPLLLKLITSKKGLIIVGIVVAVMYFTGNNPLSLLTGGSSNNQITNSGNYKGTPKENELADFSKRVLKSTENVWNKILPNYREPILVLFSRSVTSACGNASSATGPFYCPADNKLYIDLSFFEEMEVKMNAPGDFAQAYVIAHEVGHHIQNLTGISGKVQRMRGQVSQTEYNKYSVMLELQADFLAGVWAHHSQKMNVILEQGDLEEALNAAFAIGDDRLQKQSRGRVVPDSFTHGTSAQRMRWFKKGFDTGDINQGDTFNAPSL; translated from the coding sequence ATGAAATGGAGAAAAAGTAGTAAAAGCTCTAATGTAGAGGATAGAAGAGGGCAATCTTCTTCTGGCAGTGGAATTGGTGGTGGTTTAGTTACTATGCTTATTCCTTTATTACTAAAGTTAATTACTTCCAAAAAAGGGTTAATTATTGTGGGAATTGTGGTGGCTGTAATGTATTTTACTGGAAACAATCCATTATCTCTTCTAACAGGTGGAAGTTCGAATAACCAAATTACTAATTCTGGAAACTATAAAGGAACTCCAAAAGAAAATGAATTGGCAGATTTTAGCAAACGTGTTTTAAAAAGCACAGAAAATGTTTGGAACAAAATATTACCCAATTATAGAGAACCAATTTTAGTTCTTTTTTCTAGATCTGTTACTTCTGCTTGTGGAAATGCTTCTAGTGCAACAGGCCCTTTTTATTGCCCAGCAGACAATAAACTATATATCGATTTAAGCTTTTTTGAAGAAATGGAAGTTAAAATGAATGCTCCAGGAGATTTTGCACAAGCGTATGTAATCGCACATGAAGTTGGGCATCATATCCAGAATCTTACAGGAATTAGTGGAAAAGTTCAACGAATGAGAGGTCAAGTTAGCCAAACTGAATACAATAAGTATTCTGTAATGTTAGAATTACAAGCAGATTTTTTAGCGGGTGTTTGGGCACATCATTCTCAAAAAATGAATGTAATATTGGAACAAGGAGACTTAGAAGAAGCATTAAATGCCGCTTTTGCAATTGGAGACGATCGTTTGCAAAAACAATCTAGAGGAAGAGTTGTGCCAGATTCTTTTACACATGGAACTTCTGCACAAAGAATGCGTTGGTTTAAAAAAGGTTTCGATACTGGAGATATTAATCAAGGAGATACTTTTAATGCGCCTTCGTTGTAA
- the htpG gene encoding molecular chaperone HtpG: MAKGNINVSVENIFPLIKKFLYSDHEIFLRELISNGTDATSKLKHLISIGEAKTELGDAKIEVSIDKDAKTITIKDQGLGMTADEVEKYINQIAFSGAEEFLDKYKDNEAGIIGHFGLGFYSAFMVADKVDLITKSFKDEPAAHWTCDGSPEYTLVEHDKKDRGTEIILHVAEDSLEFLEESKIEGLLNKYNRFNQVPIKFGTKQINDPEFTPKTTKDAEGKETTEPHKQITVDKIINNTDPAWNKKPADLEDEDYANFYRELYPMQFEESLFHIHLNVDYPFNLTGILFFPKLTQSMDMQKDKIQLYQNQVFVTDNVEGIVPDFLQMLKGVIDSPDIPLNVSRSYLQADGAVKKISGYITKKVADKLVSLFKKDRADFEKKWNDIKVIIEYGMLSEDKFFDKAKKFALYPTVADTYFTFDELIEKTKDSQVDKDGNHVILYASNKDAQHSYIQDVTAKGYEVLVLDSPIISHLMQKLEGGDAKVKFTRVDSDHVDNLIKKDENVISKLSDEEKDKLKPIIEAAVPKETYTVQLEAMDSASSPFMITVPEFMRRMKEMQASGGGGMMGMGNFPDMYNLVVNTNSPLVSDILNNKDEAAQKHLISQAFDLAKLSQNLLHGEELTKFIKRSYELIK; encoded by the coding sequence ATGGCAAAAGGAAACATTAATGTATCAGTAGAAAATATTTTTCCGCTGATTAAAAAATTCTTGTATTCTGATCACGAAATCTTTTTACGTGAACTTATTTCTAACGGAACAGACGCAACTTCTAAACTAAAACACCTTATTTCTATTGGTGAAGCAAAAACGGAATTAGGTGATGCTAAAATTGAAGTAAGCATTGATAAAGATGCAAAAACAATTACAATTAAAGACCAAGGTTTAGGAATGACTGCAGATGAGGTTGAAAAATACATCAACCAAATTGCATTTTCTGGAGCTGAAGAGTTTTTAGACAAATATAAAGACAACGAAGCAGGAATTATTGGGCATTTTGGTCTTGGTTTTTACTCTGCTTTTATGGTTGCAGATAAAGTAGACTTAATTACAAAGTCTTTTAAAGACGAACCTGCAGCACATTGGACTTGTGATGGTTCTCCAGAATACACATTAGTTGAACACGACAAAAAAGACAGAGGAACAGAAATTATTTTACATGTTGCAGAAGATTCTTTAGAATTTTTAGAAGAAAGTAAAATTGAAGGTTTATTAAACAAATACAATCGTTTTAACCAAGTGCCAATTAAATTTGGAACAAAACAAATTAACGATCCAGAGTTTACGCCTAAAACTACAAAAGACGCAGAAGGAAAAGAAACTACAGAACCTCACAAACAAATTACTGTAGATAAAATCATCAATAATACAGATCCTGCTTGGAATAAAAAACCTGCGGATTTAGAAGATGAAGATTATGCAAATTTCTACAGAGAATTGTATCCAATGCAGTTTGAAGAGTCTTTATTTCATATTCATTTAAATGTAGATTATCCGTTTAACTTAACAGGAATTTTATTTTTCCCAAAGTTAACGCAATCTATGGATATGCAAAAAGATAAGATTCAATTGTACCAAAATCAGGTTTTTGTAACGGATAATGTAGAAGGAATTGTACCAGACTTTTTACAGATGTTAAAAGGTGTTATCGATTCTCCAGACATTCCTTTAAATGTTTCTCGTTCTTATTTACAAGCAGATGGAGCAGTAAAGAAAATCTCTGGTTATATTACTAAAAAGGTTGCTGATAAATTAGTTTCTTTATTCAAAAAAGACAGAGCAGATTTCGAGAAAAAATGGAACGATATTAAAGTAATTATCGAATACGGAATGTTGTCTGAAGATAAATTCTTTGACAAAGCAAAGAAATTTGCTTTATACCCAACAGTAGCAGATACGTACTTTACGTTTGATGAATTAATCGAAAAAACAAAAGATTCGCAAGTTGATAAAGATGGAAATCATGTTATTTTATATGCTTCTAACAAAGACGCACAACACAGTTATATACAAGATGTAACTGCAAAAGGATATGAAGTTTTAGTATTAGATTCGCCAATTATTTCTCATTTAATGCAGAAATTAGAAGGTGGAGATGCTAAAGTGAAATTTACAAGAGTAGATTCTGATCACGTAGATAATTTAATTAAGAAAGACGAAAACGTAATTTCTAAATTATCGGATGAAGAAAAAGACAAATTAAAGCCAATTATTGAAGCTGCTGTTCCTAAAGAAACGTATACAGTTCAATTAGAAGCAATGGATTCTGCATCTTCTCCTTTTATGATTACTGTGCCAGAATTTATGCGTAGAATGAAAGAAATGCAAGCTTCTGGTGGTGGAGGAATGATGGGAATGGGTAATTTTCCAGATATGTACAACTTGGTTGTAAACACCAACAGTCCTTTAGTTTCTGATATTTTAAATAATAAAGATGAAGCTGCACAGAAACACTTAATTTCTCAAGCTTTCGATTTAGCAAAATTATCTCAAAACCTTTTACATGGTGAAGAGTTAACGAAGTTTATTAAAAGAAGTTACGAGTTGATTAAATAA